The genomic stretch GGGCCGACAGCCCTGGCTCGCAAAGTACCCGTCGACTCGCCCACGCAGTGCCACCCGAAAAGGATCGCGGCCGGCAAAACGTGGCCGGCCGGCGAGCGCAGCGGTTCCGCCGTTGCCCTCCGTAGCGCCGTTTGTCAGCGTCATGGTACCTCGTGTGTACTGGACCGTCGGAACGCTACCCGCCGCAAGTGGCAGGTACCTCTTCGGTTCCGGGGGGGAGTTCAGGACTCAACCGCCATTCCCGGATGTCAAGGCGGCAACCCCTCCCGGTCGTCCGGTTCGTCCTCCGCAGCACTGGCTGCGGACAAACAGGCGAACACGGGCTTGTTTCCGCTACGAGCCGCGGATGCTAGCGCCGTGTTGCCCGCCATGCAAGGGGTTTGGTCGTCGGTACTCGTCGATCATGTTCCACCTACCCTGCCAGGCCGTCGCAGGTTAGGCCTAACACAAACGTCCCAGGTCAAGCCCGCGCGCAATAAAACGCCCTCTCTGGCCGCACGTAGCGACGAAAGAGGGCGAGTCGATGCACTCTTCGACAAGATCCGGACTAGCGGCGTCGCAATGTCAGCAGTACCAGACCCACGCCGAAAGCGAGGATACTGGACGGTTCCGGCACCACGCGGACCTGGAGGTCATCGTGATAGCCGATGCCGGCGCGTGCCACCGTACCGTTATAATCCGCACCGAGGTTGATATTCCACGAGTTGAGCCCGGCGCCATTCGAGTTGACGAGGTTCACCGCGGCGTACGGGGCCGACCAGATCTCGGTGAGACTGGCATCGTAGACCGCCGCGCCGCCACCCACTCCATCATAGGTCAGGACAACCTTGACCCAGTTGCCAACCAGTCGCGGATCGGTGAACACGCCCACACCCGAGTACGTGGAGGACCACGAGGTGCCGGCCCGAATGGTGCCATTGCCACTGATGGTGAGTCCGAGATTCGTACTGCCCAGCGTTCCCGCGCCTGAGTTTACCGCGTACACGCCGTACAGGCGGTCCAACCCGGAGCTCTGATCGACATACACCCACGCTGAAATCTCCAGCGGCGTGGCCGGGGAGATCGCACCATTCTGTCCGTCGAACGATCGGCGCACGCTGTAGAAGCTGTTGAGCGCGCCGCTGTTGTCCCACTTCAGACTCTGCGCGCCGGTCCGGGCAAAACTGTTCTGGATCGCCTGCGAGTTTCCTGAGCTCGAACCGTTTACCCAGCCGTCCTGGGTGGCGATACTGCCCAGCGCAAACGGCGGATTTTCGAAGCTCGTGCTGTAGATGCTGGCGTTGGCGCTCAGCACGAGCACACCAGCGAGCACGACGGTCATGCCCACGTTCCGAGTAAGTCCTCTCATGTCACTCCTCCTGTGAATGTAGCCCTGAGATTGTCGGCCATCGATCCACGTGAGCCGCCACAGGCCCTTGTTGACGTGTTTTTTCTCGTGGGACGGCCTCGACTACCCTGCATCATAGCCACATCCGCTAGTTAACTCAATACAAATGCTGCCATTACGAAACGCCGCGCGCATGGTCCGAAAACTACCGGTACACCCACGCCCTGCAACGTCATCCCCTGGCGGCCTCTTGGGAATGCCGGCACCGGCACGACCACCACCACCCCAATCGTCAGAAACCGGCCCGCGCCCGCCGCTGCCCGTGCGACCACTCCGTCCCGACGCTACGCTACCACCACCATGCTTCCACCTTTGGACTCAGGAAGAGCGTATTGCCCCACGTACGCTCCCGTGACCTCCCCCAGCGGGCTTCTCGAATCACGCCGGCTGCTTTCGATTGTGCTTCTCGCAATCACCGGCGCTGCCGCGACTGCGAGCGACTTGCGCTACGCCCTGCAATCTGGCGATCTGTTCGTATATGAGCACCGGGCCGTTTCTGACCCACCCGGGGTCCCTGCTGAATCAGTCGCGTCGGGCGCGGGTTTCCAGAACACGCGTGTGCGCGTGTGGTGCCTGGGCAGCCGCGGGGACCGCCTGCGTATGCTCGTTGACTGGCACCGGGTGGCCGCCGGAAACCTCCCCGCGCTGCATGGGGCTATACTGCTCGAGATGGATGCCGCCGGCCGCTACACCGTGACGCCGGAGCTCGCGGCGCGCCTCGAGCCCGACGCCCACTTGTTGGAGGTGTTGCCCCCCCTTCCAATCGCAGGCGGCTTGACGACCGCGTGGGGCGCCGCCATGGACGTGCGCGGCTACGAGTATCGCTATGAGCGCGCGCGTGAAGTGACAGCCCCGGAAGCAACGCAGATCAACTTCAGCATGACCGAATCCACCTGCGGCCCCGGTGGCACCGTCGGCGGAGGACAGTTTGCGTGGGACGGGCAGAAGGCCATCTCAGGCACCAGTTGGCTCACGGAGGGCACCGGCACAACGACACGTCACACCTGGCGCCTGATCGGCACACGACGACAGACACCCGCGTGGGCTGAACGCCGCCAGCGCGAAGCAGACCGATTGCTTCAAACTTGGCGAAGCGAAGATCGGTTGTTGCGTGAACTCCTCACGCAACCCGAGCAGCGTGCCACCACGTTCGCACAGCTCGACCGAATCTGGGCCGCGTTCGGTTCCGACACAGACGCGGCCGACGGCTCCCCGTTGGCGGAGCTGGCCTCGGCGCGCCGGTCCGCTCTGTACCGCGAGCAGAACACAATCGTGCGAGACGCCGGGCTGGTCCAGCGTTGGACGGGCACTCCAGTGCGACCATGGACCCTCCCGGACCTGGCGGGCAAGGCACGTACGAGCGAAGAGCTCCGGCGCGGGGTGGTCCTGGAGATCTGCTGGGATGAGGGGCGGGCGTCTCGACGGGCTCTCGCAGCACTGGGAGCGCTGCGCGAGCGTGACGTGCAGGTGCTGGGCTACGCGATCCACCGCGATCCCCAGCAGATGCAGCCCACGGCGGCGCAGTGCGCGCCGGACCTGGAGCAGATCTGGGCCCGGCCACTGCTCTGGGCCGACGGCCTCACCGACGCGGATCTCCATCGACTCGCGCCGCTCGTTCGCGTAGTGGACCGCAACGGACGCATACGCGGGGTGTGGTTCTGTTGGCGACCCGACCAGGACGGCCCACTACGACTGGCGCGCGAGTTGGTCGCCGAACCCGCACCGCCATCTCCGCGACGCGCGCCGGCCGGACTCCGGCCGCTGCCACCGGAGCGGGCCGCCGCACCCGCGCGGTGAACGCCAGAAAGCGGTACTCTTGCACCTGGTTCGCGGGTTTCATGTTCCTCCTCAGTGGAAAGGTACGGGACGCAGACATGCGGCTTGTCATCGCAGTGGTTGGGGCGGCGTTGAGTTGCCTGGCGGGGTGTGCACAACGTGGGACCGCACCCGAGCCGGTGCGTCCGATCACGACGGAGCTCACTGCGGCCGAAGCCGAAGAGCGGGCGGAGGTGGTGCGGCGCGACCCCCGCACCTACCTGCGCACCGTGTACCTGAATTGCACTGGGCTGGCGGAGTACACGCTGGTCTTCACGCGGCAGGAGCGACGCGGCCTGCTGCGCACGCTGACGCCCCCGGAGCGCATCCAGGTTTGGTTCCGCCGCGCACCCTTCAGCGTTCGCATGAAGTGGCTCGACGAAGACGTGAAGTACGGCGAGAGTGTCTTTGTACGCGGGCAGTTCGATGACCAGGTGCGCTTCGTGACGCGCCGCTGGTCGCCACCGTTGCTGCCCCCGCCGCAGGTCAACCGGGTGGCGGTCAACGTGCCCGCGATGTTCGGCGAGGCCCGCCGCCCTGTCACGGACTTCGGCCTCGAGCTGCTCATGGAACGTACGCTCGCCACTTTCACCGCCGCGCGCGACGACGGATTGCTTGTGTACGAGGGTGTCGTGACCCACGCCGGCACCGGGCGGCGCGCTCATCGCCTGCGATTGGAATACAACCCGAACAAGTTCCCCGTACCGACCCAGGAACTCTACATCGACGTCGCCACGGATCTGCCACTCGGCACCGTCCTGCGCCTGGCCAATGGCCAGCTCGATGCGTCCTATACGTACGCCGAACTCGACACCACGGTGCGCCTGACGGAGAACGACTTCCTGCTGCCGCAGGAGCGCGAACAGCGCGATCGCAAGGGACGGGGCGGTGAGGCCTCCTGATGCCGAAGCCGCGTTCTACTCCCTCCGACGAAGCATGGATGCGGCACGCGCTTGCGCTCGCCGGGCGCGGTCGGGGCTTCGTGGAACCCAACCCCATGGTGGGCTGCGTGCTGGTGCGCGGCGGGAAGCGGATCGGCTCGGGCTACCACCGGCGTTTCGGGGGGCCCCATGCCGAGGTGGAGGCCCTGCGCCATTGCGCGGTGAATCCCCACGGCGCCACCGCGTACGTGACACTCGAACCCTGCTGTCACCACGGCAAAACCCCGCCCTGTACCGACGCCCTCATCGCGGCGGGGATCCAGCGTGTCGTCGCGGCCATCACGGACCCCTTCTCCAGTGTGGCGGGGGGTGGATGCGCGGCGCTGCGCGCGGCGGGAGTCACGGTGGAGGTGGGCCTGTGTGCGGCGGAGGCCGCGGCGCTCAATGCCCCGTACCTCAAGCGTGTCAGCACCGGCCGGCCATGGATCATCCTCAAGTGGGCCCAGTCACTCGACGGCCGCATCGCCACGCACCGGGGCGATAGCCGCTGGATCAGCGATGAACACTGTCGCCAACACGCGCATCGCGTGCGTGCGAACATGGACGGCATCATCGTCGGTGTCGGCACGGTGCTCAGCGATGATCCCCTGCTGACCTGCCGCTTCGTACGTCCGCGGCGCAGCACTACCCGCATCGTGCTCGACACGCATCTGCGGACGCCGCTGCGCAGCCAGTTGGTACGGACCGCAGCAGCAACCCCGACCTGGGTCTTCTGCGGCCGCAATGCCAGCCCGGCGCGCCAACAGCAGCTTGAAAAGTTCGGCTGTCGGGTCACGCGGGTGGCTCTGCACCGTGGCCGAGTGGGGGTGCGCGCGGTGCTGGACGCCTGTGGCCAAGCAGGTATGACCAACGTACTGGTGGAAGGCGGGAGTGCCGTCCATGGCACCTTCCTCGATGGTGGCTGGGCCGACGAGCTGCACGCATACTTCGCCCCGTTGCTGCTGGGCGGAGCCGGGGCCCCGGGTGCGGTGGGCGGCCAGGGTGTCGCGACCGTGGCCGATGCGCAGCGCTTCGCGAGCCCACCAACATGGCGCCGGCTCGGCCACGGGTGGCTGGTGCAGGGGCGACTCCAACCGCGGCGCGCCGCCGAACACGGACTCCAGATGTGTTAGGCCAAGGCGCGCTTCGGTCGTTGTGAAACCTGCGAAACACCCCCAGCGAAACCTGCCATCCACTGCCACCGCGCGCACCAGGGAGTCTAACGCCGTACCCTTGGAATTCATTTGTTATCAGTTCCGGGAGCAATTACGCCCGGTGGCTCTCAGGAAGCGCGGCCACTCTGCCGATCTGGGCTTCAGGTGCAGCCCGGGGGTCCAGGGCTGCAACGGGATTGAAGTCCGTGGAGGATTCAGGCCGTTGTTCGCATGGGATGAAACGCTTTCGATCGGCATCTTGCGGTTTGACCGTGAGCACCAGGCGCTCTTTGCGCAGTTGAGCAAACTGCACGACGCGATCACGCAGGGTTGCTCGCTGCATGTTCAAGAGCGCATCCTGCGTGAACTGGTGCGCCACGCCGTCCAGCACTTCCGCAACGAAGAACACTTCATGCGCTCGGCCCAGTACCCGGGTTACGAAGCTCATGCCATTGAGCACCGCAATCTTGAACACAAGATCCTGGACCTCGAGCTGCGCATGCAACGCAACGCAGGCAGCATCGAGTCCGAAACACTCGCTTTTCTCCGCAACTGGGTCGTGCAGCACATTCAGGAATGCGACTCGAAGCTAGCCACCTGTGTTCCAACGCCTACGTCGCACTGCTCCAGCGCGCCCGCATCCGCTGGGCCATCCACAAGCTGATCTCCCACAGGTCCGTTACCGGCTGCCGGGTCCACGGGAGCGTCGGCAGGTAATCGGGCGGACCGAATTCCGGGTCAAAGGTAAGCTGGGTGCGTCCCACGGCCGCGCCCGCAGCCCGGATCGCGTCCCACCATTCCTCGTGGCGCGCGACACGGTGTGCATGCTCCGGCGCGCGCGGATCGTTCACCTGCGCGGCTTCCTCCCAGCCGATGCGCCCGTGGATGTGGATTGCGCGGGGGATCATCACTTCGAGAAAGTCCTGCATATTGTCGAGCAGTGATTCGCAGACATTGCAGAAATGGCTGAAGTCGGCGCAGATCTGCACTTCCGGCACGGCCTCGAGGTATGCGGACGTCTGCCAGGGGTTGCACAACATGCGGCCGCGATGCGTTTCGTGAGCCACCGCCACGCCCAGATCCGCCTCGATCCGGACCGCTTCGCGGAGAAAGCGGCAACCTTCGTCAAACGGCGTGCGGTCACGCAGGGCATGCAGGGTCGCACACACCGGTCGGTAGGGCACCAACCGCTCCAGCTCTCTCCGGTAGCCGGCGATGTCGTCCACAAAGAACATGCCGACATACGTCAACCCGTACCGCGCACAAAGCTCCTGCCACTCGGCAGCGGAAACCTCCGGGCAGGGGCATTCGACCCCGTCGTAGCCCGCGGTCCGGATCCGGGCGAGTTTCTGCTCGAGCGTGGCGGCGGCGGGCTCATAGCCCCAGAGCGATTTCACGAACTTGATCTGCATGCGATCCTCCTGCTGGGGGGCACACCCCGCGGTGAGTGTAGGAGCCCACTGCCCAGCTCGCGAGTCCCGCCATCTCGTCATCCACCCTGCGCCGTAGGGGGCCTGGCCCCTGCGCGGCCAGCTCACCAGGTACGGCACACTCATTCGCATCACCGGCGTGCCGACTGTCGCCCACTTTATGAGACGCCCTGTTCCACCCGGGGGTTGCAATCAAGCTGCCCCCCGATCACGTCGAAGGCACATATGGGAGCCGGTTCGCGCTCCCGCCGGTGAAGGCGCGATCTGGAGATCACGCTGCCGATCTACGTGCGAGCCGAACTCTCCGCTGCCCATGTCACAAGCGCCGCGCGTATACCTATTCGACGGTGGTGGTGCCGAAAGTAACGCACTCGCCGCCCGGCTCGCGCAATGCGGCCTTGCGCCGTTGGCGGTACCTGCCCGGGACGCGGGTCAAATCGCGACTGCCCGTGCCGGCAGCGACGTGGCCGTCCTCCTACTGGGCCGCGAGCACAGCGCGGAAGCAACCCCGCTCACACCCGTGCTGCGCGAACTGGTGCGTACGCACGTGGCGACCGTCGTCTGCGGCGGAGATCCAGCGCTGCGGCGCGAAGGTGGCCCCCTGATCGAATGGGTCGCCGCCGATGCCTCGGTTGACGAAATTGCCGGCAAGGTCGGGACACTCGTGCAGTACAGTCCACTCGTGCATGCCCTCGAGCGTGAACTGACGCACTTGCAACGGCTCGGTGAGCAGCTCAACCGTTATTTCAGCGAGATTGACCAGGAAATGCGCATGGCGGGTCGGCTGCAACGCGACTTCATGCCGCGCGAGTTGCCCGAAGTCGGTCCGCTGCACTTCGAGTTCGTCTTCCAGCCCGCCACCTGGGTCAGCGGTGATCTCTACGATGTCTTCCGCATCGACGAGCACACCGTCGGGGTCTTCCTCGCGGATGCCATGGGACACGGTGTCGCCGCCGGCCTCCTGACGATGTTCCTGCGCTACGCCCTTGTGACCAAGCGCATCACGGGCAACCACTACGTGGTTGTGCCGCCGTCAGCCGCACTGGACCATCTGCACCGTTGCCTGCTGCGCCAGAAGCTGCCAAACGCGCAGTTCGTGACGGCCGTCTACCTGACGATTGACACTCGGACGGGCCAATGCCGCCTCGCGCGGGGTGGACACCCATACCCGCTGCTGGTCGACACCGACGGTGCGGTACGTGAGCTGCGCTCCAGCGGCAGTCTGCTCGGGATTGCCGATATCCCGGTCGAGTTCGAGGAAACGAGCTTCACGCTCTCCCCGGGGCAGAAACTCGTTCTGTATACCGATGGCATCGAAGATTGCCTGCTCACTCCCGGAACCGACGGTGACATGCCGCGCTTCAGCCCGTACCTGCTGTCCTGGGCGAAACTCCCGGCCGCCGAGCTGGTGGGCAGCGCGCGCGAGTTTCTCGCCTGCCGGGAGGGCTCGCTGCACCCCCACGACGACATGACCCTGCTGGTGGTCGAGATGGGTACCGCCACCCCCTTCCCGTTGACCGGGCCCCTCCCAGAGCGCCCGCCGGTCTGACCGCCGTCTCACGCACCCGACCGCATTGAGCACCCCCGCGCCGCGGCCTACACTACCGGCATGTTTGAAGCTCTCAGCAATCGATTGGCGGGCGTCTTCCAGAGTCTGCGCGGGCGCGGCCGGATCAGCGAAGCCAATGTGCGCGAAGCGATGGCCATGCTGCGCACGGCACTGCTCGAAGCGGACGTGAACGTCGAAGTTGCGCGGAAGTTCTGCGACGAATGCGTTCAGAAAGCGCTCGGCCAGGAAGTGATCAGCACCCTGCGGCCCGAGCAGGTGATGGTCAAGGTCGTGCATGATGAGCTGGTACGGCTCATGGGCCCGATCGAAACGCGCATCCCGTTCGTTTCCACACCGCCGACGATCATCCTCATGGCGGGTCTGCAGGGCTCGGGCAAAACCACCACCTGCGCCAAACTGGCCCGCTATTGCATGCTGCGCGGCAAGAAGCCGCTGCTGGTTGCGGCCGACCTCAAGCGTCCTGCGGCCATCGACCAGCTCGAAGTGCTCGGGCAGCAGGTGGGCGTCCCGGTGTACACCGAGCGAGACCACCAGAACCCCGTGAAGGTCTGCCGTAACGCGGTCAGCCAGTCGCGCAAGCTCGACCGTGATGTGGTCATCCTTGATACCGCCGGTCGCCTGGCGATCGACGACGAGCTGATGGAGGAAATTTCGCAGGTTGCGAAAGCCACCAGCCCGCACCAGATCTATCTCGTGCTCGACGCCATGACCGGGCAGGACGCCGTCCATACCGCAAAGTCCTTTGATCAGCGGCTCGAACTGGACGGCGCCATCCTGACGAAGTTCGACTCCGATACCCGGGGTGGCGCCGCGCTCAGCGTGAAGGCCGTCACCGGCAAGCCGATCAAGTTCATCGGCGTCGGCGAGAAGCTGGACGCGCTCGAGGAGTTCCACCCCGAGCGCATCGCCGGGCGCATCCTCGGCATGGGCGATATCGTTTCACTCGTCGAAAAGGCCCAGCAGCAGTTCGACGAGAAAGAGGCCCTGGCCCAGCAGGAGAAGATGGCCAAGGGCCAGTTCGGGCTCGACGACTTCCTCGTCCAACTCGACAAGATCCGCAACATGGGGTCGATGAAGTCAATCATGAAGATGATCCCCGGCATGGGACAGGCCCTGGAAGGACTGGACATGCCCGAGGAAGAGCTCAACCGGGTCAAGGGCATCATCCACTCGATGACCCCGCGCGAGCGTAAGGATCCGGACCTGATTGAGGCCTCGCGGCGCCGCCGCATCGCCCGCGGGGCCGGCGTGGAGCAGCAGGAAGTCAGCGGGCTCTGCAAGCAGTTCCGCGAAATGCGCGGCATGATGAAGCTGATGGCCGGTCAAGGCATGGGCGGCAAGCTGAAGATGATGCAGCAACTCGGTCAGATGGGCGCCTTGACCGGCGGCACCATGCCGAAGGTGAAGAAGGGATCGACGCGCTACAACCCCCAGCGGCCTGACAAAAAACGCCGCCGCCGCCGCTGAACCTCGGGCCGTCCCGCTTTGCCGCCTGGTTACTTCCGCAACTCGGGCGGCAGCCGTTCCCCGAACTCCGCCAGGTCCTCTGGCGTCAGATCCCGATCGATCGCGTATTCCTCGCGCAACCACTTGCCCAGATCGACCATTCGGCAGCGCTCGCAGCAGAATGGGAATCGCGCAGGCAGCGCCCCCTCGTACTCCACCGGGTGGCCGCAAGTTGCACAGGGATAGCTCGCCATGCTGAGATTTTTAGTCGCGCGCCCGAGAATCGCAAGCCGGCCCCTCCGCCAACGCGCCCGTCTCCCCAACCGCGACACCGCAGGCGACCGACAGCGCCGCCAGTTGCAGGCGTCGCAGCTCTGCCCCGCAGATCCCACTGACCACCCCCAGGACGTATGCCCGGCACAACGCGACGTGGTAGAGCGGCTGGGCCGACTCGTTCGGGAACCGCACCAGGTCGCGCTGCCGCCGCAGCCACGACGGTGAGCGACGAAACCATGCCGCGGCCTCCCGTGGCGACATCAGCTCAGGCAATTGAAATCCACCGGACGGCATCGGAGATCCTCCGTGGTGCCGCACCCCGGCGGCCCTGACCGGAAGTATAGCCCGCGCAGCCGACCAGTGCAAGTAAATCTAGTTTTCCGTGTCCTGACCGCTCTGCTAGCCAATACGCACCTGCACGACATGCGTCCCACCGGCCGGCGGCGGCGACAGCACCGCACCCGCCAACCGCGTCCCGTCAACCGTCACCTCCACCTGCCCGGCCGCCAGCCCCGCCGCCCGCTCAATTCGGATGTGCAGGGTGCTGCCACGCCAGAAACGCGTCATCGACGCCTCGGCCCAGTCGGCCGGCAGCACCGGATCGAAACGCAGCCCGTCCCACTCCGGCCGCACCCCCAGCACCCACTGCGTGACGATGCGGTGCAACCACTGTGCCGACCCCGTATACCACGTCCAGCCCGCCCGGCCATGATGCGGCGACTGCGGACCATCGACATTGCCCGGCAGCACGTACGGTTCGGCCCAGTAGCGCTCCGGGTCCTTGCGCATCGGATTGATCGCCTGGAGCAGCCGCCCCACCTGCTCATGATCCCGCATTTTGGCGGCCGCGGCGATCGCCCACGTGGCGGCATGCGTGTAAACGCCACCATTCTCGCGCAGCCCGGGAGCGTAGCGCGTGATGTAGCCGATCGCACTGACCGGCTGGTCGAACGCTGGCGCAAGCAACAGGGCGCCGGCGTCGGTAACGAGGTGCTTACAGACGGCGTCCCAGCACTGCCGCGCGCGGTCCGGCGACGCGATATCGTTGAGAATCGCCCAGGTCTGGGTATTGAGGAAAATCCGTCCCACGCGGTTCTCGGCACTGCCAAGTTTGCTGCCATCATCCAACGTAGCGCGATAGTACCACTCCCCATCCCAGCCATGGTGGTTCAGCGCCGCCAGGAGTGCCGCCCGCTGATGGTGCAGTTCCGCCGCTCGTTGCAGGGCGCGCTCCCGCGGTACGCTCGGGGAGAGCTGTTGGGCCTGCGCCGCCCCTCCGGTAAAGGTGCCGGGCTCGCCGATGCGGCGGTAGATCTCTGCCCAATCCGCGAGCAGCCCTGCCAGGAACTGCCCAAGCCAGATGGACTCGCCGCGCTCCTGAAGACCAACGGCGCTGAGGCCGTCGTTCCAGTCACCGGCACCGATGAAAGGCAGGCCGCGTGAGCTGGTGCGCTGCGCGACCCGTGCGAATGCTCGTTCCACGTGGTCCACCAGTGGGGTCGGACGTGCGTCATCCAGATAGGGCGCTTCATCCGCGAGAATCGTCAGATCGCCTGTTTCGCGGATGTAATTGGCCGTCACGAATGCCAGCCACAACAGGTCGTCCGTCATCTTCGTGACGTGGCCCTGCTCCGTGAGCGGATGCCACCAGTGGTAGACGGAGCCATCCGTGAACTGGTGCGCGGCGTGCAGACGCACCTGCTCGCGGCAGCGCTGCGGGTCGATCGTCAGCCAGACCTGCGAATCCTGCAACTGATCGCGGAAGCCGAATGCGCCGCTCTGCTGGTAATACCCGCAGCGCCCCCACAGTCGTCCGGAAATTGTCTGGTAGCGGGTCCAGTCGTTGGTGAGCGCATCGACGGACACGTCAGGCGTCTCGATCCGCTGGGTCGCAAGCAGTTCCCGCCACTGGTTCTGCACACGACTCAACTCCGCATCCATGCGGGCAGCATCCAGCGACCGATCCAGTAAATCCGCGGCCGTCTCCTGGGAAGAGCCCACCGCCAGCGCAAACCCGACCGTGCGGCGCTCCCCGCGGCGCAACTCGACCGCACTCCGCAGCGCAGCAATCGCATCGCCGTGTCGACCGAATTCCGGCTGCCACTGGTCGGCGGACAAAGCCTCCGGATTTCGCAGGTCGCCGTAGCGCCCCGTGAACGCTCCTTTCTCCCCCTGCGCCCACAGGGCCGGTTCCGTGCTACCCAGAGCGGTCACGTAAGGGAAGGATGTGTTCCAGTGCCCGAAGCGCGCCGAAGGCACTTCCCACATATGGTTCCAGGCGAAGATCGCGCGCCGTTCGGCGTCGAAGGCGTTCTCCAGAAAGAGCTTGTGAAACTCCCGCCGCGGCGACGGGAGCACACCGCAATTCCACTCCAGGTAGGCGGTCAGTTCAAGCCGCCGCGGCCGTTCGGTGCGATTCTCAAGCTCCACGCGCCACAGTTCGACCGTGTCTGTCGCGTGTGCGAACAGCGTCCAGGTCGCTCGAATGCCCCCCAACTCGGTCACGAACTGCGTGTAACCCAAGCCATGACGGCATTCGAAGGTGTCATAGCGCGGCCAGGTCGGCGCCGGCGACAGGGACCATACAGCGCCGCTCTCCGTATCCCGGACGTAGAGAAACTTCCCCGAACAGTCTGCCGTGAGATCCTGTTGCCAGCGTGTGAGCACCGCGAGTTGCGAATTGTCGACCCAGGTG from Phycisphaerales bacterium encodes the following:
- a CDS encoding PEP-CTERM sorting domain-containing protein; protein product: MRGLTRNVGMTVVLAGVLVLSANASIYSTSFENPPFALGSIATQDGWVNGSSSGNSQAIQNSFARTGAQSLKWDNSGALNSFYSVRRSFDGQNGAISPATPLEISAWVYVDQSSGLDRLYGVYAVNSGAGTLGSTNLGLTISGNGTIRAGTSWSSTYSGVGVFTDPRLVGNWVKVVLTYDGVGGGAAVYDASLTEIWSAPYAAVNLVNSNGAGLNSWNINLGADYNGTVARAGIGYHDDLQVRVVPEPSSILAFGVGLVLLTLRRR
- a CDS encoding DUF1571 domain-containing protein, with translation MRLVIAVVGAALSCLAGCAQRGTAPEPVRPITTELTAAEAEERAEVVRRDPRTYLRTVYLNCTGLAEYTLVFTRQERRGLLRTLTPPERIQVWFRRAPFSVRMKWLDEDVKYGESVFVRGQFDDQVRFVTRRWSPPLLPPPQVNRVAVNVPAMFGEARRPVTDFGLELLMERTLATFTAARDDGLLVYEGVVTHAGTGRRAHRLRLEYNPNKFPVPTQELYIDVATDLPLGTVLRLANGQLDASYTYAELDTTVRLTENDFLLPQEREQRDRKGRGGEAS
- the ribD gene encoding bifunctional diaminohydroxyphosphoribosylaminopyrimidine deaminase/5-amino-6-(5-phosphoribosylamino)uracil reductase RibD; this translates as MPKPRSTPSDEAWMRHALALAGRGRGFVEPNPMVGCVLVRGGKRIGSGYHRRFGGPHAEVEALRHCAVNPHGATAYVTLEPCCHHGKTPPCTDALIAAGIQRVVAAITDPFSSVAGGGCAALRAAGVTVEVGLCAAEAAALNAPYLKRVSTGRPWIILKWAQSLDGRIATHRGDSRWISDEHCRQHAHRVRANMDGIIVGVGTVLSDDPLLTCRFVRPRRSTTRIVLDTHLRTPLRSQLVRTAAATPTWVFCGRNASPARQQQLEKFGCRVTRVALHRGRVGVRAVLDACGQAGMTNVLVEGGSAVHGTFLDGGWADELHAYFAPLLLGGAGAPGAVGGQGVATVADAQRFASPPTWRRLGHGWLVQGRLQPRRAAEHGLQMC
- a CDS encoding hemerythrin family protein: MFAWDETLSIGILRFDREHQALFAQLSKLHDAITQGCSLHVQERILRELVRHAVQHFRNEEHFMRSAQYPGYEAHAIEHRNLEHKILDLELRMQRNAGSIESETLAFLRNWVVQHIQECDSKLATCVPTPTSHCSSAPASAGPSTS
- a CDS encoding sugar phosphate isomerase/epimerase, producing the protein MQIKFVKSLWGYEPAAATLEQKLARIRTAGYDGVECPCPEVSAAEWQELCARYGLTYVGMFFVDDIAGYRRELERLVPYRPVCATLHALRDRTPFDEGCRFLREAVRIEADLGVAVAHETHRGRMLCNPWQTSAYLEAVPEVQICADFSHFCNVCESLLDNMQDFLEVMIPRAIHIHGRIGWEEAAQVNDPRAPEHAHRVARHEEWWDAIRAAGAAVGRTQLTFDPEFGPPDYLPTLPWTRQPVTDLWEISLWMAQRMRARWSSAT
- a CDS encoding PP2C family protein-serine/threonine phosphatase; translated protein: MSQAPRVYLFDGGGAESNALAARLAQCGLAPLAVPARDAGQIATARAGSDVAVLLLGREHSAEATPLTPVLRELVRTHVATVVCGGDPALRREGGPLIEWVAADASVDEIAGKVGTLVQYSPLVHALERELTHLQRLGEQLNRYFSEIDQEMRMAGRLQRDFMPRELPEVGPLHFEFVFQPATWVSGDLYDVFRIDEHTVGVFLADAMGHGVAAGLLTMFLRYALVTKRITGNHYVVVPPSAALDHLHRCLLRQKLPNAQFVTAVYLTIDTRTGQCRLARGGHPYPLLVDTDGAVRELRSSGSLLGIADIPVEFEETSFTLSPGQKLVLYTDGIEDCLLTPGTDGDMPRFSPYLLSWAKLPAAELVGSAREFLACREGSLHPHDDMTLLVVEMGTATPFPLTGPLPERPPV
- the ffh gene encoding signal recognition particle protein, translating into MFEALSNRLAGVFQSLRGRGRISEANVREAMAMLRTALLEADVNVEVARKFCDECVQKALGQEVISTLRPEQVMVKVVHDELVRLMGPIETRIPFVSTPPTIILMAGLQGSGKTTTCAKLARYCMLRGKKPLLVAADLKRPAAIDQLEVLGQQVGVPVYTERDHQNPVKVCRNAVSQSRKLDRDVVILDTAGRLAIDDELMEEISQVAKATSPHQIYLVLDAMTGQDAVHTAKSFDQRLELDGAILTKFDSDTRGGAALSVKAVTGKPIKFIGVGEKLDALEEFHPERIAGRILGMGDIVSLVEKAQQQFDEKEALAQQEKMAKGQFGLDDFLVQLDKIRNMGSMKSIMKMIPGMGQALEGLDMPEEELNRVKGIIHSMTPRERKDPDLIEASRRRRIARGAGVEQQEVSGLCKQFREMRGMMKLMAGQGMGGKLKMMQQLGQMGALTGGTMPKVKKGSTRYNPQRPDKKRRRRR
- the yacG gene encoding DNA gyrase inhibitor YacG; amino-acid sequence: MASYPCATCGHPVEYEGALPARFPFCCERCRMVDLGKWLREEYAIDRDLTPEDLAEFGERLPPELRK